The Gammaproteobacteria bacterium genome has a window encoding:
- a CDS encoding glycosyltransferase family 4 protein has protein sequence MQSGDKQKILYLCGTKIHPATTGGFLHTTGIARTLARAGHEVCLYSFAGRAEDYRLRGPRRETIAVEANLHEEVHLGLGIGLLQSANRRLGYPRRWQYEMLRRGRVPNRLKQALSQASLVLADSAFVPPVPGPRQDTPWILVSHNLEHRLLEQGSPPERRSAAWMRRVEAAAPQTFHDIFACTEEDQAFFRQHDSSGSRKLPIVGSGVDAAAYASPPGTRERMRAELGLGDEDSLLIFGGSKSWQNLDALERLQAHAADQADFIRRRRIHFLLLGSIADQPYREGPFIATGRVGEVAPFFAASDAGINPVTKGSGANTKIYEYMAARLPVVSTPFGMRGSNLNPDEDYLPYEDGPGLRAALERLLHERDRTQWRAFADALWQRESARCDIGEMVRRAFAQLPELGV, from the coding sequence ATGCAGTCGGGGGACAAGCAAAAGATTCTGTACCTGTGCGGTACGAAAATTCATCCGGCCACCACCGGTGGTTTTCTGCACACCACCGGCATCGCGCGCACTCTGGCGCGCGCCGGGCATGAGGTCTGCCTGTATTCGTTCGCGGGCCGCGCCGAGGACTACCGCCTGCGCGGCCCGCGTCGTGAAACCATCGCCGTCGAAGCGAACCTGCATGAGGAAGTTCACCTCGGGCTCGGCATCGGGCTATTGCAATCAGCGAACCGCCGGCTCGGCTATCCGCGTCGCTGGCAGTACGAAATGCTTCGCCGCGGCCGGGTTCCGAACCGGCTGAAACAGGCGCTGTCGCAGGCTTCACTGGTACTGGCGGACAGCGCTTTCGTGCCACCGGTGCCGGGGCCCCGACAAGACACGCCGTGGATTCTGGTAAGCCACAACCTGGAACACCGACTGCTGGAACAGGGTTCGCCACCGGAACGCCGCAGCGCCGCGTGGATGCGGCGCGTGGAAGCCGCCGCACCGCAGACCTTCCACGACATCTTCGCCTGCACCGAGGAGGACCAGGCGTTCTTCCGCCAACACGATTCCAGCGGCAGTCGGAAGCTGCCGATCGTCGGTTCCGGCGTGGATGCCGCCGCCTACGCCTCGCCGCCCGGAACACGTGAGCGGATGCGTGCCGAACTCGGGCTCGGTGACGAGGACAGTCTGCTGATCTTCGGCGGCAGCAAGTCATGGCAGAACCTCGACGCGCTTGAACGGCTCCAGGCGCATGCCGCCGATCAGGCCGATTTCATACGCCGGCGGCGCATCCACTTTCTGCTGCTCGGTTCGATCGCCGACCAGCCCTATCGCGAAGGTCCGTTCATTGCCACCGGCCGGGTCGGCGAGGTCGCACCGTTCTTCGCCGCATCCGATGCCGGCATCAACCCGGTGACCAAGGGATCGGGCGCGAATACCAAGATCTACGAATACATGGCCGCGCGCCTGCCGGTCGTGTCCACGCCATTCGGTATGCGCGGCAGCAATCTGAACCCCGATGAGGATTACCTGCCATATGAAGACGGCCCGGGGCTGCGCGCGGCGCTGGAGCGCCTGCTGCACGAACGGGACCGTACGCAATGGCGCGCGTTCGCCGATGCACTGTGGCAGCGAGAATCGGCCCGCTGCGACATCGGCGAGATGGTTCGCAGGGCATTCGCACAGCTCCCGGAACTGGGGGTCTGA
- a CDS encoding glycosyltransferase encodes MNVLYLTTVYPGHKKTGGDIGTQRYVDALMRCGAHVDLVAFLRRGDPKPSRDWEHIAEERSIETAMSGAHVLGWMLRSFASGEAYSTAKYHSRAYVNTVRRLLTSKSYSLVVLDHPSRLLWLRPILPPDVPVVANTHNIEHRLYERLRDSSGGRLGWLKRLIYAREARLVKQAEDSLGSFANEIWAVSASDGEYYAQAPGGAGLRAFETPPGDFALPDPWPAKRFDIGLIGNWSWTANRESLDWFLDAVLPHLPAALTIEIAGRGADDVAARYPRVRVQGFVRDAAEFVAEARVIAIPTLSGAGVQIKTLDSLAVGTRMVATPFAVLGIRDLPPTVRISSDPREYAQLLADTAGISDEAPDPRALQWADAMRMRYSDAIANALADLDGAAGAS; translated from the coding sequence ATGAACGTCCTTTATCTCACGACGGTCTATCCGGGACACAAGAAGACCGGCGGCGACATCGGCACGCAACGTTACGTCGACGCTCTGATGCGCTGCGGTGCACACGTCGACCTGGTGGCCTTCCTCAGACGGGGCGACCCGAAACCAAGCCGGGACTGGGAGCACATCGCCGAGGAGCGCTCGATCGAAACCGCGATGTCCGGCGCGCATGTGCTCGGCTGGATGCTGCGCAGCTTCGCCAGCGGCGAAGCCTATTCAACCGCCAAGTACCATTCCCGGGCGTATGTGAATACGGTCCGGCGCCTGCTCACGAGCAAGTCCTATTCGCTGGTCGTACTCGACCATCCCTCGCGCCTGCTATGGCTGCGTCCGATTCTTCCGCCGGATGTCCCGGTGGTGGCCAATACGCACAACATCGAACACCGCCTGTACGAGCGTCTGCGCGACAGCAGCGGTGGCCGCCTGGGCTGGCTCAAGCGCCTGATCTATGCGCGCGAGGCACGTCTGGTAAAGCAGGCCGAGGACAGTCTCGGAAGCTTCGCGAACGAGATCTGGGCCGTCAGCGCCAGTGACGGCGAGTACTACGCACAGGCGCCCGGCGGCGCCGGTCTGCGTGCGTTCGAGACCCCGCCCGGCGACTTCGCGCTGCCCGATCCGTGGCCCGCCAAGCGCTTCGACATTGGCTTGATCGGCAACTGGTCCTGGACCGCGAACCGGGAGAGTCTGGACTGGTTTCTGGACGCGGTGCTGCCGCACCTGCCCGCGGCGCTGACGATCGAGATTGCCGGTCGTGGTGCCGACGATGTGGCCGCGCGGTATCCGCGCGTCCGCGTGCAGGGCTTCGTGCGCGACGCCGCCGAGTTCGTGGCGGAGGCACGCGTCATTGCGATTCCGACGCTCAGCGGCGCCGGCGTGCAGATCAAGACCCTGGATTCGCTGGCGGTCGGCACGCGCATGGTGGCCACACCGTTCGCGGTGCTCGGCATCCGCGACTTGCCGCCGACGGTCCGAATCAGCAGCGATCCGCGCGAATACGCGCAACTGCTGGCAGACACGGCCGGCATCAGCGACGAGGCCCCTGACCCACGCGCGCTGCAATGGGCGGACGCGATGCGGATGCGGTACTCGGACGCCATCGCAAACGCGCTGGCCGATCTGGACGGCGCAGCCGGTGCGAGTTGA
- a CDS encoding class I SAM-dependent methyltransferase: MHCKICDADAARLGDKTLVLEKYEVQYWRCPSCGFIQTDEPYWLDEAYQSPIAPSDIGYVYRNRSFGWVTRTTIGLFYPGKGPFLDFGGGYGLFVRDMRDRGYDFRLLDKYTPNLFASGYEWEKLPAGTKAELITSFEVLEHLPDPHAGLGEILEHGSELLFSTSIQPAGIQSPADWDYFALQDGQHIALHTVESLRRLGARHGLHLHSNHRYLHLFSRSNAPTMRSLFPWVSRLKIAHATQLMFQKRTLLQRDMGLER; this comes from the coding sequence ATGCATTGCAAGATCTGTGACGCAGATGCCGCCCGCTTGGGCGACAAGACGCTGGTACTGGAAAAATACGAAGTTCAGTACTGGCGCTGCCCGAGCTGCGGCTTCATTCAGACCGATGAACCATACTGGTTGGACGAAGCCTATCAGTCGCCGATCGCGCCGTCGGACATCGGCTATGTCTACCGCAACCGATCCTTCGGCTGGGTGACCCGCACGACCATCGGCCTGTTCTACCCAGGCAAGGGTCCGTTCCTGGATTTCGGCGGTGGCTACGGACTGTTCGTGCGCGACATGCGCGACCGTGGCTACGACTTCCGCCTGCTCGACAAGTACACGCCCAACCTGTTCGCCAGCGGCTACGAGTGGGAGAAGCTGCCGGCCGGAACGAAGGCGGAGCTGATCACCAGTTTCGAAGTGCTGGAGCATCTGCCGGACCCGCACGCCGGACTCGGCGAAATCCTGGAGCATGGATCGGAGCTGTTGTTCAGCACCTCGATCCAGCCGGCCGGCATTCAGAGTCCGGCAGACTGGGACTACTTCGCACTGCAGGACGGGCAGCATATCGCCCTGCACACGGTCGAAAGCCTGCGGCGGCTCGGTGCCAGGCATGGGCTCCATCTGCACAGCAACCATCGCTATCTGCATCTGTTCTCGCGGTCGAACGCGCCGACGATGCGCTCGCTGTTCCCGTGGGTGTCGCGCCTCAAGATCGCGCATGCGACGCAGCTCATGTTCCAGAAGCGGACATTGCTGCAGCGCGATATGGGGCTTGAGCGCTGA
- a CDS encoding O-antigen ligase family protein, which translates to MNQPRWVVDEQYRYALMLILVLSYAWAVMPTGLQWRLTLANDTGAVIEDGVGPWFKLQWMPLFGLSAWIILRRYGLFLKMAAELNLYLYALAAWAMLSALWAPSFGHVVKQAIIIIGVVLMASAQAVAAWQPGRLEQVLRWTLLALCVASALVAIAMPSVGVHQNAAFELNGSWRGIAMTKYLLGHICQFSVLLWTHAAITHRERWRVAGVAIAVSMIVLLNTRSNTSLIVLLLGLAVMVLYTRPPLRLEALGAPLKLALVMLVTAPLLVYLLMVGTLSYADAMAPISGAFGKDVTLSGRTYIWSELWMSISASPRNFLLGVGYMSFWNGPGSLADGAYRRLKWLSPDGHNGYLDIWNELGMIGLVLLLAFLVRHLRSLFRLARFDSAMHGLHFAIFLMVSIENMMASGWFRPVAPSFLLITYSSLAVSRCLYEQRLRMLRAGAVSAQAPYRAAAMSASGT; encoded by the coding sequence ATGAACCAGCCGCGCTGGGTGGTCGACGAGCAATATCGCTACGCCTTAATGCTGATCCTGGTGCTCAGCTATGCTTGGGCAGTGATGCCCACGGGCCTGCAATGGCGGCTGACCCTGGCCAACGACACCGGCGCAGTGATCGAAGACGGCGTGGGTCCCTGGTTCAAGTTGCAGTGGATGCCGCTGTTCGGACTCTCGGCCTGGATCATCCTGCGCCGCTATGGCCTGTTCCTGAAAATGGCCGCCGAACTGAACCTGTATCTCTATGCCCTGGCCGCGTGGGCGATGCTCAGTGCACTGTGGGCCCCCAGCTTCGGCCACGTGGTCAAACAGGCCATCATCATCATCGGTGTGGTGCTGATGGCCAGCGCGCAGGCCGTCGCGGCCTGGCAGCCCGGCAGACTGGAGCAGGTGCTGCGCTGGACCCTGCTGGCGCTGTGTGTGGCCTCAGCACTGGTGGCGATCGCCATGCCCAGCGTCGGCGTCCACCAGAACGCGGCATTCGAGCTCAACGGCTCATGGCGCGGCATTGCGATGACCAAGTACCTGCTGGGTCATATCTGCCAGTTCAGCGTGCTGTTGTGGACCCACGCGGCGATCACGCATCGCGAACGCTGGCGTGTGGCTGGTGTCGCCATCGCCGTGTCCATGATCGTGCTGCTCAACACGCGCTCCAATACGTCGTTGATCGTGCTGCTGCTGGGCCTGGCGGTGATGGTGCTGTACACGCGACCGCCGCTGCGGCTGGAAGCGCTGGGCGCCCCGCTCAAGCTCGCGCTGGTGATGCTGGTCACGGCGCCGCTGCTGGTCTATCTGCTGATGGTCGGCACGCTGTCCTACGCCGATGCGATGGCGCCAATCTCCGGTGCTTTCGGCAAGGACGTGACACTGTCGGGCCGCACCTACATCTGGTCGGAACTGTGGATGTCGATCAGCGCGAGTCCACGCAATTTCCTGCTGGGCGTGGGCTACATGAGCTTCTGGAACGGCCCCGGCAGTCTGGCCGACGGCGCCTACCGCCGCCTGAAGTGGCTATCGCCCGACGGGCACAACGGCTATCTGGATATCTGGAACGAACTGGGCATGATCGGTCTGGTGCTGCTGCTGGCCTTCCTGGTGCGCCACCTGCGCTCGCTGTTCCGGCTCGCGCGCTTCGACAGCGCCATGCATGGCCTGCACTTCGCGATCTTTCTGATGGTGTCGATCGAGAACATGATGGCCTCCGGCTGGTTCAGGCCGGTGGCGCCGTCGTTCCTGCTGATCACCTATTCCTCGCTGGCTGTTTCGCGATGTCTCTATGAACAGCGCCTGCGCATGCTCAGGGCTGGCGCTGTCAGCGCTCAAGCCCCATATCGCGCTGCAGCAATGTCCGCTTCTGGAACATGA
- a CDS encoding WecB/TagA/CpsF family glycosyltransferase → MNASDQTGQKPVNITGLWLQNLSRPEFFERFRDGVVYPLNVDVVMKSRHDPDLRQALQEAELLICDSQIILTASRFLGTPFKDRLSGSDLLGEFCIHHRDDPSVSLFLLGAAPGVAAEAGRRINIRTGRDIVIGTHSPSFRFEHNADEREQVLAMVRESGATYLVVALGVPKQEKFIAQNRAALPGIRGFMAVGATLDFEAGRVRRAPAWMSRNGLEWFFRLMSEPRRLSRRYLIENPPFLWLIFRQRFGLGKDAGDNHERTSRTPR, encoded by the coding sequence ATGAACGCCAGCGATCAAACCGGCCAGAAGCCGGTGAATATCACTGGGCTGTGGCTGCAGAACCTGTCGCGACCTGAATTCTTCGAGCGCTTTCGCGATGGTGTGGTGTATCCGCTCAACGTTGACGTGGTCATGAAATCACGTCACGACCCGGATCTGCGTCAGGCGCTGCAGGAGGCTGAACTGTTGATCTGCGACAGCCAGATCATCCTCACCGCAAGCCGGTTTCTCGGCACGCCGTTCAAGGACCGGCTGTCCGGATCGGATCTGCTCGGAGAGTTCTGCATTCATCACCGCGATGATCCCTCGGTCAGCCTGTTTCTGCTCGGTGCCGCGCCCGGCGTCGCTGCAGAGGCGGGGCGTCGCATCAATATCCGCACTGGTCGCGACATCGTGATCGGCACGCATTCGCCAAGCTTCCGGTTCGAACACAATGCCGACGAGCGTGAACAGGTGCTGGCAATGGTGCGCGAGTCCGGCGCGACCTATCTGGTGGTGGCGCTGGGCGTGCCCAAGCAGGAGAAGTTCATTGCCCAAAACCGGGCGGCGCTGCCCGGAATCCGCGGTTTCATGGCCGTGGGCGCGACCCTGGACTTCGAAGCCGGTCGGGTACGCCGCGCGCCGGCCTGGATGAGCCGTAACGGCCTGGAGTGGTTCTTCCGCCTGATGTCCGAGCCGCGTCGCCTGTCGCGACGGTATCTGATCGAAAACCCACCGTTCCTCTGGCTGATATTCCGCCAGCGGTTCGGCCTTGGAAAGGATGCCGGGGACAATCACGAACGGACTTCACGGACGCCCCGATGA
- a CDS encoding nucleotidyltransferase family protein, whose product MRISDQVAIVLAGGFGTRLASLVSDRPKPMADIAGRPFLERLLDRLHQQGIRRVVLAVGHKRAIIIAHFGTNYRGMSIAYSEETEPLGTGGALRRAFEEQQLERAFAVNGDTYCGLEYAELLQTHEAAGSPASLSLLKVADASRYGAVELGEDGRVIAFREKSPEPQAGLINAGVYFLERRVFELGPAQTRFSFEQDLLQAAVPRAGFAAHVFDGLFIDIGVPDDYRRAQILLRDV is encoded by the coding sequence ATGCGTATTTCCGATCAGGTCGCGATCGTGCTGGCCGGCGGCTTCGGCACGCGGCTCGCCAGCCTGGTGTCGGACCGACCGAAACCGATGGCGGACATCGCCGGCCGCCCGTTTCTGGAACGTCTGCTCGATCGCCTGCACCAGCAGGGCATCCGTCGCGTGGTGCTGGCCGTGGGACACAAGCGCGCGATCATCATCGCCCACTTCGGCACGAACTATCGCGGAATGTCGATCGCCTACAGCGAGGAAACCGAGCCGCTGGGTACCGGCGGTGCGCTGCGACGCGCGTTCGAGGAACAGCAGCTGGAACGGGCCTTCGCCGTCAACGGTGATACCTATTGCGGGCTCGAGTACGCTGAACTGCTGCAAACCCACGAAGCCGCGGGTAGTCCGGCTTCACTGAGTCTGCTGAAGGTGGCGGACGCCAGCCGCTACGGCGCGGTCGAACTCGGTGAAGACGGCCGCGTCATCGCGTTTCGCGAGAAGAGCCCCGAACCACAAGCTGGACTGATCAATGCTGGCGTCTATTTCCTGGAGCGCCGGGTGTTCGAGCTGGGGCCTGCGCAGACCCGTTTCTCTTTCGAGCAGGACCTGCTGCAGGCAGCCGTACCGCGAGCCGGCTTCGCCGCTCACGTATTCGACGGCCTGTTCATCGACATCGGCGTACCGGACGACTACCGCCGCGCCCAGATCCTGTTGCGCGACGTATGA
- a CDS encoding D-sedoheptulose 7-phosphate isomerase, whose protein sequence is MGAVDVTLPLPVNTATIADYIRDSIAVKQKILEDQALQAAIVRVVEVCLDAFRNGNKILLGGNGGSAADAQHVAAEFVSRFEFDRPGLPAIALTVDTSALTAIGNDYGYELLFSRQLEALARPGDVFIGITTSGNSKNILKGFEACDKLGVIKVALCGAGGKVHELADHVLAAPSTHTPRIQESHLLIEHMICALIEEQLFASEYKKAKS, encoded by the coding sequence ATGGGCGCTGTAGACGTGACCCTGCCACTGCCAGTGAACACCGCGACCATCGCCGACTACATCCGCGATTCCATCGCCGTCAAACAGAAGATCCTCGAAGACCAAGCGCTCCAGGCTGCCATCGTGCGCGTCGTGGAAGTCTGTCTCGACGCCTTCCGCAACGGCAACAAGATTCTGCTGGGTGGCAACGGCGGCAGTGCTGCCGATGCACAGCATGTGGCCGCAGAGTTCGTGAGCCGTTTCGAGTTCGACCGCCCAGGCCTGCCGGCCATTGCGTTGACCGTCGACACCTCGGCACTGACCGCGATCGGCAACGACTACGGCTACGAGCTGCTGTTCTCGCGCCAGCTCGAAGCGCTGGCGCGGCCTGGCGATGTGTTCATCGGCATCACCACCTCCGGCAACTCCAAGAACATCCTCAAGGGCTTCGAAGCCTGCGACAAGCTCGGCGTGATCAAGGTCGCGCTGTGCGGTGCCGGCGGCAAGGTGCATGAGCTGGCCGACCATGTCCTCGCCGCGCCATCGACACATACACCGCGCATTCAGGAGAGCCACCTGCTGATCGAGCACATGATCTGCGCCTTGATCGAAGAGCAGTTGTTCGCCAGCGAGTACAAAAAAGCCAAGAGCTGA
- a CDS encoding dehydrogenase has protein sequence MSETTQVPRFFRRANDVRKVRSKAPLRLGLAGGGTDVSPYSEEFGGSVLNATIDMYAYCTVEVLPDDRVEFIAKDLDRSFEADLAVNYPPEGPLMLHKAVYNRIVRDHTNGRPLPLRITTYSDAPPGSGLGTSSTMVVSIVAALRELLKLPLGEYDLAHLAYEIEREDVQLAGGKQDQYAAAFGGFNFMEFFGDRVIINPLRIRDNIVNELHARMLLYFTGNSRDSGSIIKDQVLAVREQGGKSVDSMHEIKRIAYEMKERLLKNDVAGVTRLFSESWNAKKKMANSISNTHIDEVAERALASGAEAVKISGAGGGGFMMILVDPETKFEVIRALTPLASQSSRDYFVKFAFVAEGVRSWAL, from the coding sequence ATGAGTGAAACCACACAAGTGCCGCGCTTCTTCAGGCGTGCCAACGATGTGCGCAAGGTGCGCTCCAAAGCGCCGTTGAGATTGGGGCTGGCTGGCGGTGGAACCGACGTTTCGCCGTACAGCGAAGAGTTCGGCGGTTCCGTCCTCAACGCGACGATCGACATGTACGCCTACTGTACCGTGGAAGTGCTGCCGGACGATCGCGTGGAGTTCATCGCCAAGGATCTGGACCGCAGCTTCGAAGCCGATCTCGCGGTCAACTACCCGCCCGAAGGTCCGCTGATGCTGCACAAGGCGGTCTACAACCGCATCGTGCGCGATCACACCAACGGGCGCCCCCTGCCGCTGCGCATCACCACCTATTCCGATGCTCCGCCCGGCTCCGGTCTGGGCACCTCCTCGACCATGGTGGTGTCGATCGTTGCGGCGCTGCGCGAGCTGCTCAAGCTGCCGCTCGGCGAGTACGACCTCGCCCATCTGGCTTACGAAATCGAACGTGAAGACGTGCAGCTGGCCGGTGGCAAACAGGACCAGTATGCCGCGGCCTTTGGCGGCTTCAACTTCATGGAGTTCTTCGGCGATCGCGTCATCATCAATCCGCTGCGCATCCGCGACAACATCGTCAACGAGCTGCATGCGCGGATGCTGCTGTACTTCACCGGAAACTCACGGGATTCGGGCAGTATCATCAAGGATCAGGTGCTGGCGGTGCGGGAACAGGGCGGTAAATCGGTGGACTCGATGCACGAGATCAAACGCATCGCCTACGAAATGAAGGAACGCCTGCTCAAGAACGACGTGGCGGGTGTCACGCGCCTGTTCAGTGAATCCTGGAACGCCAAGAAGAAGATGGCCAACAGCATTTCGAACACGCATATCGACGAGGTCGCCGAACGCGCGCTGGCCAGCGGCGCCGAGGCCGTGAAGATCTCCGGCGCCGGCGGTGGCGGCTTCATGATGATTCTGGTCGACCCTGAAACCAAGTTCGAAGTGATCCGCGCGCTGACGCCGCTGGCCAGCCAGAGCAGCCGCGATTACTTCGTGAAATTCGCATTCGTTGCGGAAGGAGTCCGCTCATGGGCGCTGTAG